The Flavobacterium psychrophilum genome includes a region encoding these proteins:
- a CDS encoding membrane-binding protein produces MKKILFAGLLLSAGVLSAQTQTNDHKFSVENNIVKATYYYENGNIKQEGFYKDGKLHGSWTAFNENGTKQSMGEYANGQKTGKWFFWTGAVLNEVDFADSRVAEVKKWAPDAVVVNK; encoded by the coding sequence ATGAAAAAGATATTATTTGCCGGATTGCTGCTGTCAGCAGGTGTGTTATCTGCCCAAACTCAAACAAACGATCATAAATTCTCTGTAGAGAACAATATAGTAAAAGCCACTTATTATTACGAGAACGGTAACATTAAACAAGAAGGTTTTTACAAAGACGGTAAACTGCACGGAAGCTGGACTGCTTTTAACGAAAACGGAACAAAACAATCCATGGGAGAATATGCTAACGGACAAAAGACCGGGAAATGGTTTTTTTGGACGGGAGCTGTTTTAAACGAAGTGGACTTTGCCGACAGCAGAGTTGCTGAAGTTAAGAAGTGGGCACCAGATGCTGTTGTGGTAAATAAATAG